A stretch of the Thermodesulfobacteriota bacterium genome encodes the following:
- the lgt gene encoding prolipoprotein diacylglyceryl transferase produces the protein MHPVLFDFGPVQIRFYGLMYVVAILVGSYIVKSEVRRKGISLTDDDVMNFVIWTVVSGVVGARLYYVVFNWGFYAANPVEIPAIWHGGLAIHGGLIGGFTFACFYLRSYEVNFWRMSDAVAPAIILGQAFGRFGNFMNGDAHGRPTDMPWGVVFPPESIAGREFPGIPTHPAMLYEMTINLSIFLFLWFVMRKQERGNGFIFALYLIMYSIGRFLVEHFRADSLMLGPLKAAQVMSIVLVLALTAVIAGKKLWTRTG, from the coding sequence TTGCACCCTGTACTCTTCGATTTCGGCCCGGTCCAGATACGTTTTTACGGGCTCATGTACGTCGTCGCCATACTGGTCGGCAGCTATATCGTAAAGTCCGAGGTGAGGAGGAAGGGCATCTCCCTTACCGACGACGACGTAATGAACTTCGTCATCTGGACGGTCGTTAGCGGGGTCGTCGGGGCGAGGCTCTACTACGTCGTCTTCAACTGGGGCTTTTACGCCGCCAACCCCGTGGAGATACCGGCCATATGGCACGGAGGGCTGGCCATTCACGGGGGGCTCATAGGCGGCTTTACCTTCGCGTGCTTTTATCTCAGGAGCTACGAGGTTAATTTCTGGCGCATGTCCGACGCCGTGGCCCCGGCCATAATACTCGGGCAGGCGTTCGGCCGCTTCGGGAACTTCATGAACGGGGACGCGCACGGACGCCCGACGGACATGCCCTGGGGGGTGGTCTTCCCGCCCGAGAGTATCGCCGGGAGGGAGTTCCCCGGTATACCCACCCACCCCGCCATGCTCTACGAGATGACGATAAACCTTTCCATCTTCCTGTTCCTCTGGTTCGTCATGAGAAAGCAGGAGCGTGGGAACGGTTTTATCTTCGCCCTCTACCTGATTATGTACTCCATCGGGAGGTTTTTGGTCGAGCACTTCAGGGCCGACAGCCTGATGCTCGGTCCCTTGAAGGCCGCCCAGGTGATGAGCATCGTGCTGGTACTCGCGCTTACGGCGGTTATAGCGGGGAAGAAACTCTGGACGCGTACCGGATGA
- the thiE gene encoding thiamine phosphate synthase, protein MTGVGFELYLITDRRLTRGRTLTEVVEEVLKAGVKAVQLREKDLQGGELLRMAKELRRVTRNHGAKLLINDRLDVALAVGADGVHLGQGSFPPRNVRSYLGEGKLIGVSTHGVEEAIRAEEEGADFITLGPVYRTPSKERYGPPVGLNTLKETAGKVKIPVFAIGGVKKDRIEEVISSGASGAALISAVIGAEDAGKTAGEILVELKRSKGVDHDKA, encoded by the coding sequence ATGACGGGCGTTGGCTTCGAGCTCTACCTTATAACGGACAGGCGTCTTACGCGCGGCAGGACGCTTACGGAGGTCGTCGAAGAGGTCCTCAAGGCCGGGGTAAAGGCGGTGCAGCTCCGGGAGAAGGACCTTCAAGGGGGGGAACTTCTCCGTATGGCAAAGGAGTTGAGGCGCGTTACGCGAAACCACGGAGCGAAGCTCCTTATAAACGACAGGCTCGACGTGGCCCTCGCAGTAGGCGCCGACGGGGTGCATCTCGGGCAAGGGAGTTTTCCCCCTCGTAACGTTCGATCGTATCTCGGGGAGGGGAAGCTTATCGGGGTCTCGACCCACGGAGTGGAAGAGGCGATAAGGGCCGAGGAAGAGGGCGCGGACTTTATAACGCTCGGCCCGGTATACCGTACGCCGTCCAAGGAGCGCTACGGCCCGCCGGTGGGCCTCAATACCCTGAAAGAGACGGCGGGGAAGGTAAAGATACCGGTATTCGCCATAGGCGGCGTAAAGAAGGACAGGATAGAAGAGGTCATCTCCAGCGGGGCTTCGGGCGCGGCCCTTATATCGGCCGTTATCGGGGCGGAAGACGCGGGGAAAACCGCCGGAGAGATTCTCGTGGAACTAAAAAGGAGTAAAGGAGTCGACCATGACAAGGCTTGA
- the thiC gene encoding phosphomethylpyrimidine synthase ThiC encodes MTRLDLAREGKVTEEMKEAALGEGVEPEYIRRAMVEGTVVITRSALRRSIAPLAIGTGLRTKVNANIGSSQDHADPEDELKKLRAAVGAGADAVMDLSTGGDVSAIRKAILAECPVPLGTVPIYQAALGARDSGKSFVELDSEEIFESIEKHAEDGVDFITVHSGVTRRSVEKLKKNGRIMGIVSRGGALTREWMDFNRKENPLFEEFPRLVKIARRYDMVLSLGDGLRPGCIDDATDGAQIEELTTLGELADVARAEGVQVMIEGPGHVPMDQVEANVLLQKRLCRGAPFYVLGPLVTDIAPGYDHITSAIGGAMAAAAGADFLCYVTPSEHLRLPTIEDVKEGVIASRIAAHAGDISKRVPGARERDIRMSRARKALKWDEQIRLSIDPERAGALRASSPPGDEDVCTMCGALCAIKIEGTGGGAGG; translated from the coding sequence ATGACAAGGCTTGATCTGGCCCGCGAGGGCAAGGTAACCGAAGAGATGAAGGAGGCGGCCCTCGGAGAGGGCGTGGAGCCGGAATACATACGCCGTGCCATGGTGGAAGGCACGGTCGTTATAACCCGGAGCGCCCTCCGTCGCTCCATAGCGCCGCTGGCCATAGGCACGGGGCTCAGGACCAAGGTGAACGCCAATATAGGCTCCTCCCAGGACCACGCCGACCCAGAAGATGAACTTAAAAAACTCCGGGCCGCCGTCGGCGCCGGAGCCGACGCGGTAATGGACCTCTCTACCGGCGGAGACGTGAGTGCCATAAGAAAGGCGATACTCGCCGAATGCCCGGTGCCGCTCGGTACGGTCCCCATATACCAGGCCGCTCTCGGGGCGCGGGACAGCGGAAAATCCTTCGTCGAGCTCGACAGCGAGGAGATATTCGAGAGCATAGAGAAGCACGCCGAGGACGGAGTGGACTTTATAACCGTGCACTCCGGGGTGACGCGCCGGTCGGTCGAGAAGCTCAAAAAGAACGGCAGGATAATGGGGATAGTCAGCCGTGGCGGGGCGCTCACCCGGGAGTGGATGGACTTTAACCGTAAAGAGAACCCGCTCTTCGAGGAGTTCCCGAGGCTCGTTAAGATCGCCAGGCGCTACGACATGGTCCTTAGTCTCGGCGACGGCCTCAGGCCCGGATGTATAGACGACGCGACCGACGGGGCGCAGATAGAGGAGCTCACCACACTCGGCGAACTCGCCGACGTAGCGCGGGCCGAGGGAGTCCAGGTCATGATAGAGGGGCCGGGCCACGTCCCGATGGACCAGGTGGAGGCCAACGTGCTCCTTCAAAAGAGGCTCTGCCGGGGCGCGCCGTTCTACGTGCTCGGGCCGCTCGTTACGGATATAGCGCCGGGCTACGACCATATAACCTCGGCCATAGGCGGGGCAATGGCCGCCGCCGCCGGGGCGGACTTCCTCTGCTACGTCACCCCGAGCGAGCACCTCCGGCTCCCCACGATAGAAGACGTGAAGGAGGGGGTCATAGCGTCCCGGATAGCGGCCCACGCGGGCGATATCTCCAAGCGGGTACCCGGGGCGAGGGAGAGGGACATACGGATGAGCAGGGCCAGGAAGGCGCTCAAGTGGGATGAGCAAATAAGGCTCTCGATAGACCCGGAGAGGGCCGGGGCCTTGAGGGCGTCGAGCCCGCCCGGGGACGAGGACGTGTGTACGATGTGCGGAGCTCTATGCGCGATAAAGATCGAAGGTACGGGAGGGGGGGCAGGGGGATGA